In Cryptomeria japonica chromosome 5, Sugi_1.0, whole genome shotgun sequence, the genomic window AAAAAAGTTAAACACTCTTTCATTGAGATTCTAGATTAAAAGAATGAAAGATTTAAATATGTCCACGAAAGGAAGCAACGTATGTGATAAGGGTAGCGTAAAATTAAACCTAAACCAGTCTCAGCCCAAGCTTAAACATGACATGCACAGTTCCTCTCGACAACAAGAAGTGGGAAGGATTCACGCCCTTGTTTTTTCCCAATTATTTCAGTTATGAACTTCCTAAAAATTGCTCCGCATCCTTCAGCTAGATTAGCCTTCACAATTATCTCTGATTGTTGCCGTGGATTCACTTCACACGCCCATTCATTTGCTCTTGCTGGCGCCAAATTAAAGGTTAATATCTTAAAATATGGAGTACTCGAAAGCAACAGCAGAACCAGACTACACTACAACGGGTGCACAAATTTGGATAAAAACAGTCCAGCTTGCATTGAATTGGGAAATGGATATGCTTTAAAAGAAGGAATAGAGAGTACTTCTGAGAAGAATGCCAACAAAGAATCATTCTACGATGAAGTCATTCGAAAAGTGTTAAGTCCCTCCAGCTTAGATCCAGTCAAGGTCAAGAAGGACAAGGGATTGCTAGATGATCAAGAGCTAGAAAAGTTGGAATCTTTGGAAAATTTTGTGTACGAGCATAGGTTTGATCATGGTTGTTTGGTGATTAAGGCTATGGATAATGAGCACATGGAGGATACATCAGAACTTTTGACAGAGTCCTTTGCAGAACTTATGTGGGGGCCTTTGACTTATAAGCCTTTGTTGAAGTTCACAATCAGAGAGCATATGATGGAGAGGAGGGCTCTTGTTCCACATGCCGTCACACTTATAGGTAGGCTATTGCACGAGCAATCTGTATATTATAATTTTGTACTCTTTTCCTCGATTTTGGTCAATTTGATTTTTTCACCCAACCTAGTCCACTGGGTTATGACATTGCAAgaattttgatttattatttttatccagTTTTCTCTTTAGGTTTTGAATTggggtttattgtttattgtttctcATCTTGATGGAAAATGCTGATGTCATAAAGTGAACACATTTTTTCAGAATCTACTGTAAACAACTTTGTAATCTTATTAAATTTGCTTTTCATTAGAGAGGAATGGTAAATATTTCTGCTCCAGAAAAGGAGATAGATTCCCATTTCCTAAATATATAGTTGGAAATAAATTTATTCAATTTCTTTTCTATATTATATTCCtctatatttttgaattttttattcatCATATTTCTTTGTTTATATTAAGGCCTGTATGcagaaagagagggagaatggaCCTTTTGTGGCACTGTAGAGATTTCTTTGAATTCTAAAGGAGCTAGTAAGTTTCATACCACACCGGTTCCTCCAAAGAGTTCTCCATATCTCTTCAACATGGCAGTGAATAAAGACATTCGCAGGTACTACATCCAATCTTCTAAGgttcattgcattcattttaaGTTTGTTTTTTGTGGTTTTGTATGTGTACACTGTAAAAAATGTATCGCAGGTACTACATTCAATCTCTTAAAGTTCATTGCAttgattttaagtttttttttgtgCTTTTGTATGTCTACACTGTAAAAAATTTATCTTTAATTACTTCATAAAATAATAGATAGACCAATCTAACGGGAGGGCTACTGCTGAAGTCTCTTTTTAGAAAAGCTGCAAAAGATAGCCTCTGAGACTGTGCTCCTATAAGCAGTGACTCCACATCTCTATGAATATTTATACTTCTCTGTAAGGCAAAGGGAAGGGTCCTCAACAGAAGCAGCGCTAGACCTTGACCTTTAAAAGAATTCAACTCTAGTCAACCAAACCGTGTGCCATAAAACTTTTCCATTGTCCTTGATCATTGTTGATTTTCCATTACAATACTAGGATCACAAGAAGATGACCATGCACAGTAATCATAGGGAGTGCTCTATTAACCACGGGCAATGATTCAGATCattgttgccctcccaaccatagatgatATGTGCTATTGTTACCCCCGAGCACGAAATaatttctctctctatatatatatcaaatataaaCAGCAAGATGCTTTTACAATAATCAAGTACAAGGGCCAATGTGaattgcttcactccttgaagctctATGCATACAACAATTCACCACACAAGGTGATATATGATAATCGAACTGTAGAGATGAATTTAATATATGAAATCTGAACTGTATAAATCACATTCGATTCTGCTGAAGGGAGATCAACCATATATTCCTTGTTGCACCAATAATGAATTCGACTGCTATGAAGAAAATCGATCTGCTTATATGTATGCTGGATCCAAACTTCTTGCTGTGTGTATCTTCAATCTGCCTGTGTATATGTGTTCAGTTCGAACTTGCTGTGTGTGTATGCCTCTGAATTCGCTGTATGTGTATACTTCCAAATTCACTGATAATTTCGATCTGCTGTGTATATGATTTGATCTGCCCGTACATGTATTCATTGTCCACTTAGAGAGAGGGAGACGTTCTTTTCTATCCATCCGTGGATCATCTAAACAACACGACTTCCTTGACTAAGTCGGCTGTGCTTCTTCAATCGTGCCTTTCCCAAAGGTGGCGGGTTAAGTGATAACCGATTTTCATTAACCGATAACACTATGTCATTATTGTTAATCCACCACATTTATTGGATAGGATCAAATCATATTTATTAAATATGAATTTGTAatattcaagataacaattaaatcGTAGTAGACAAATGTGTAAGGCCGAAGGCCATACACACATTTGTAATTTCTATGTCAGCTTGAAGGATCCGACCATAGCTAttatatcaacactccctcttagctagggaggaatccttctagaTGTCTACAAGACACATCACCTCATCATGATGTTgaccacaatggctacacccatatgtggaagagaaagatatcacctcactgtgatatcaagcattatggcttatccacggatatcacctcacgtgatatccaccatagatatctcctcatgtaatatccaccattatggcttatccatagatatcacctcacatgatatccaccattatggcatatccatagatattactacatggcatgtccacggatttcacgtcacatgaaatcctccatgaatatctctttatgtaatatccaccattatggcttatccatagatattactacatggcatgtccacggatttcacgtcacatgaaatccaccatgaatatctctttatgtaatatccaccattatggcttatccatagatattactactagagatataaaccattatgacatatccatagatatcacgtcccatgatatccatcataatggtatgatcaatcaatatcgtaagatcgtcaccttgtgataatgatcaaatgtacaagtgttcactattgagagatcgtcacctcacaataatgttcacaggggctcatcaagcactgaaccaatgttgtcatggagtcacacacatgatactaatcatgaaccatatcagattaataagattgcataataAGAGTTCACACTTTAAACATCTTAGAGAATACATTAATACTATTGAAACAGATCAATGTTGCTGAGATTCAATCTCAGCTAGGGCTACATTttctaccataccaagcttacctcgaaagtaAAAAAACTATattctggagagaggcttggtgagaatgtctccTGTTTGCTCATCAGTACTAATGTATCTTAACTAAatagcattcctttccaccacgtctctaacatagtgatacttgatcttcACATGCTTCGTTTTGTCATGAGACACAGAATTGACATAAAGCTTTCACACAACTTTGTTTATCACATTGAATAATCTTAGGCTCCAATGATTGTACAAACAATTATGCAAGGAGGTTCTGAAGCCACGCTGCTTCACGagttgccacacatgctgcaaCCCAATGAATCtatcttggttcacacatgaactgactgagaGTACTCATTGCAAAGTAGATATGTGGtttggtgttgaccaaatacaccaatgatctaatcaactgacaaTACATAGAGGAATCTACCAGATCTGAATTGGAAGTTGACTCGCTCAACTTCTCCAGAATTATATCCATCAGCGTACACATGgacttacaatccatcatgccaaatgtcttcaggATGTCTATAGTGTACTTCCCCTGACTCAAGAAGATCTCATGCGGTCTTCTGCCAAACTTCCAGTccaggaagtagtgcataagaccaagatccttcatctcaaattcagagGCTAACTCCCTTTGACACTGAATGATGAGCTTCTCTGCCCCAGTGAGAAATAATTCATCAACATAaaggaccaaaatcaatgcctcaccATCAACAACCTTTATGTAAAGGTTGGACTTTGCATCACTCTTGGTGAATCCCAAGTTCACCAAGTATCCATCTATCCAGGAATATCACGACCTAGGTGACAACATAAAACCTTCCAGCCTACACACATGGAACTCCATCCATGAATCATAGAGTCCTCCGACTGCTGATCACTAGAGAAACTATCTCGACATGGTCCACTCCCTTTGAACAAATATGACCAAGATCCTCGGAAGTCAATTGAAGCAGATACTCTAGCTGCTCCCTTTGTCACAGAAGCATACCCTTCGAAGTCCGCTTCCTCTTACTAGGAGAGCCCTCTTGTCTCGACTTTGCTTGGTAATCCTCGATGCTGCCATTACCTACACAAATGCCTCAGCAACATTCCTAATGTATCGTTCTTTTTTTGCAAAACCCATCCCCGAGGGCCAAGGAGAAGAACAAAAGCACAACTTTTATAGTACATATAGGAATACGGATAAGAGGCTGACTACGACAAGCAAATAAAAGTAATACTCAAGAGATAATAACCAAGAAAAAATACTTATCTCATTATCCAAGCTCCATCTAGCTTTGGATAAACTTGCAACCCTTGCAAGTAACATAACAGTAGGCAAGCCTTAACTACTAAGGTCTTCAAGTGTCCCCTGCAATCACACATGCACTTGCACATACACTTGTAATAATCTGCTGTTAAACATAGCTCataacaaaaattgataatgataaat contains:
- the LOC131075586 gene encoding uncharacterized protein LOC131075586 isoform X3, which translates into the protein MNFLKIAPHPSARLAFTIISDCCRGFTSHAHSFALAGAKLKVNILKYGVLESNSRTRLHYNGCTNLDKNSPACIELGNGYALKEGIESTSEKNANKESFYDEVIRKVLSPSSLDPVKVKKDKGLLDDQELEKLESLENFVYEHRFDHGCLVIKAMDNEHMEDTSELLTESFAELMWGPLTYKPLLKFTIREHMMERRALVPHAVTLIGLYAEREGEWTFCGTVEISLNSKGASKFHTTPVPPKSSPYLFNMAVNKDIRRYQASLKCLIRVVGR
- the LOC131075586 gene encoding GCN5-related N-acetyltransferase 5, chloroplastic isoform X2, which gives rise to MNFLKIAPHPSARLAFTIISDCCRGFTSHAHSFALAGAKLKVNILKYGVLESNSRTRLHYNGCTNLDKNSPACIELGNGYALKEGIESTSEKNANKESFYDEVIRKVLSPSSLDPVKVKKDKGLLDDQELEKLESLENFVYEHRFDHGCLVIKAMDNEHMEDTSELLTESFAELMWGPLTYKPLLKFTIREHMMERRALVPHAVTLIEREGEWTFCGTVEISLNSKGASKFHTTPVPPKSSPYLFNMAVNKDIRRRGIGWQLLKASEKLVTQMGSGEMYLHCRMIDMAPFNMYTKAGYKVVETDNILTLLTLQRRKHLMYKKLALTS
- the LOC131075586 gene encoding GCN5-related N-acetyltransferase 5, chloroplastic isoform X1, coding for MNFLKIAPHPSARLAFTIISDCCRGFTSHAHSFALAGAKLKVNILKYGVLESNSRTRLHYNGCTNLDKNSPACIELGNGYALKEGIESTSEKNANKESFYDEVIRKVLSPSSLDPVKVKKDKGLLDDQELEKLESLENFVYEHRFDHGCLVIKAMDNEHMEDTSELLTESFAELMWGPLTYKPLLKFTIREHMMERRALVPHAVTLIGLYAEREGEWTFCGTVEISLNSKGASKFHTTPVPPKSSPYLFNMAVNKDIRRRGIGWQLLKASEKLVTQMGSGEMYLHCRMIDMAPFNMYTKAGYKVVETDNILTLLTLQRRKHLMYKKLALTS